The Cetobacterium sp. 8H DNA window GTGTTGCTGTTAAAGTTAAAGTTTGTACTAAAACTTTAAAGACTTTAAAGAGTGCTAACGAAGTTGAGGTTATGCAAATCCTTAAGGCTAATGCAGATACTTTAAGTGCAAGACTTAGAAAAATATTAAGCAAATAATGCCTAATAAAAAAAGACAGCTTATTTAAAAAGCATGTCTTTTTTTTATTTTTTGCTATATTTTACTATATCTAGCTATTCTTAGTATCTTATAAAAAAAGAAAAAGAGGTTGAAGATTAATCTTCAACCTCATTATTTTTACTTTTCCACTCTTGTATATGGAATAAGAGCAATGTTTCTAGCTCTCTTAACAGCTTTAGCTATCTTTCTTTGTAACTTAGCGTTAGCTCCTGTTACTCTAGAAGGATTGATTCTACCTTTGTCAGATACGAATCTCTTTAGTAAATCAACATTTTTGTAATCGATTTCTTCAGCTTTAACTCTTAATTTAGCTCTTCTTCTTCTGAATTCTGCCATTCTAATAACCTCCTTATTTGAGAATAAACGTTTTCTTTAGTTTGATTAGTCGTTCTTAACTACCATGTATCTCATAACTTCTTCAGTTATGTTAAGCTTTGACTCAACCTCAGTTAACTTAGTACCGTCCATCTCTAAAGTAGTTAGTACGTAGAATCCTGTTTTCTTCTTATCGATTGGATAAGCAAGCTTTCTCTCTCCCCACTTCTCAGATTTAAGGATAGTTGCTCCAGCGTTAGTTAATATAGTGTTAACTTTAGCTATTACAGTTTCTCTCCCTTCCTCTAATATAGTTGGGTTGATGATGAACATTAATTCATACTTCTTCATGTTATTACCTCCTCCCTATGGTTTTAGCCCAAAATACATAATGATTATGAGCAGGGTATTACTTATCATATCACAAAATAAATATTTTTACAAGTTTTTTTATTTTGAATTAGTCTCTTTTGCTCGCTCTGATCCAAGGTGGTAGATCAAGTTCATCCCTAACTTCAGCAGCTTCTTCCACTTTTACAGTTTCAACTTTTTTTTCAACATTAATAAAAGATTCTGTCTTTTCTTTCTCGTCACCAAAACTATTTGCTATTATTGTAACTTGAATTTTATCTCCATAGCTTTCATCAGCTGTTATTCCAAACATTATATCTTCAGCTGTTTTTCCAGCTGCTTCTTTTACGATATTAGCAATAGCTTGTGCTTCCATAAGTCCTAAATTAGAAGATCCAGCAATGTTTATTAAAACTTTGCTTGCACCCATTATAGATTTTTCTAAAAGTGGTGATGAAAGAGCTTTTTCTGTAGCTTTTGTAACTCTGTTCTCCCCTTCTCCCTCTCCAAATCCTAATACTGCTACTCCTGAATTTAACATAGTTGCTTTTATATCTGCAAAGTCTAAGTTTATTAAACCTCTACCTATCATAAGATCGGCAATTCCTTTTATACCTATTTTTAAGATATTATTTGCTTCTTTAAATGCATTTTGTAGAGTTATTGTTTTTTCAGGTAATTCAAATAACTTATCATTAGGTATAATAACTAGAGAATCTACATGTTTTTCTAAATTAGAAAGTCCTAAATCAGCATTTGTCTTTCTTTTTCTTCCCTCAAAAGAGAATGGTCTTGTTACAATTCCTATTGTTAAAACTCCCATTTCTTTAGCTATTTTAGCAATTACTGGAGCTGAACCTGTTCCTGTTCCTCCACCCATTCCTGCTGTTATGAATAACATATCTGTTTCTTCTAAAAGATTTCTTAATTTTTCTACATCCTCTTCTGCCGCTTGCTTACCAACTTCTGGATCAGCACCTGCTCCAAGTCCTCTTGTTAATTTTTCTCCCAATTGAACTCTTATATCTGCCAAAGAGTTATTTAGGTCTTGAGCATCTGTATTTGCTGCAATATACTCTACTCCAGAAACTCCAGCTGAAATCATATCATTTAGAGCATTTCCCCCTGCTCCTCCTGCACCTATTACCTTTATCTTTACTTCACATTCATTATTAAACATTTTAACACAGCTCCTTATTATATAAAATTAGAAATCCATTTTTTTATTTTATTTAAAGTCTTATCCGATTGAACCTCTTCCTCAAACTCCTCTTCAAAATCCTCTTGTTTAAATATATTCTCATTCGTTGGAATTTGAACATTTTCTTCAAAAGTCTCTTCTATTTGAACGTTTTCGTTATCTAGATTTTCAACACTTATTTCATCTCTTTTTTTAAACTCTAATTCAAGTTTATTCAGTAAAATACCAATAGATGTTGACATTGAAGGATTAACATTCTCTAAGCCTCTTAATGGGAATGGAGAAACTTTTCTAACAGCACACTCCATTCTACTTCCAACTTTACTAAATATCTCATCTATCGAAACTGCTCCACCTGTAAAAGCTAGTCCTTTTCCTAAATATCCATTAAATCCAGATTCTTCTATAGTCTTAGATATAAAGTTTATTAAATCTCCTGTACGTGCATCTATAATCTCTTTTATCTCTTCTAGATTATATTCAGCATTAGCCGTTTTCATCTTCCCATTTGAATACTCTTTTTTTCTCATTTTTTCAAGTATCTCTTTAGCTTCTTTTTTAGGTATTTTTAAAAGATAACTTATATCATTTACAAAATGCATTCCACCTATAGATAGAGATTTTGTGTAAATAATTTTATCATTTTTATAGATGGCAATATCTGTAGCTCCTTCACCAATATCAATTAAAGCTACTCCCATCTGTCTGTCTTCATACTCTAAAGTTGATTTTGCCGAAGCTGAGGCATTTAAAAATAGATCTTCTATTTCTAGTCCAGCTTTATTTACAACTTCTGCTAAAGAATCTAGTTCAGATTTTTTTATAGTGATCAAGTGAACGTCACCTTGAATACTTTTTCCAACTTGTCCTATTGGATTTTTTAAAATTCCTGAACTATTAACTCTCACATTATAAGTTTCTTGTTCTATAACAATTTCATCATCACAAAGAATTTTCTTTTTTACAAGCTCAACAAGATTGTACATGTCTTGAGCTGAAACCTCTTTTTCATCAAAATCGATACATCCATGATCTGTTTTAGATACAATTCTATCACTGCTTATCCCTAAAGAAACTCTATCAAACTCTCTTCCATTTCTTTGCTCTAACTCTTTTAAAGCTTTTGCTATACTTCCACTCAAAAGCTCAGAATCTTCAACTACAGATCTTTTAATCCCTTCACTTGGAACTTCTAAATAATCTAACACTCTCAGCTTTAGACCTTCTGTACTTAATTCTCCCAAAATAAATTTTATTTTCCCATTTCCTATGTCTAAAGCTAATTTAGTAATATTATCTTGCATCCTTCCCCTCCTTTTCTTTTATCAGTATATCTTTAAACCTTGCATCTATGTATTCTATATTTTTAGTTTTTATCAACTCTTTATACAGATTCATCACTATCTCATACTTTTTTTTGGATACTTCCGTTTGTGTTTTTACTCTTGTTCCATCTCTTAAAACAATGTAAATTAAATTTTTGTTATCCATATGTATTTGAGATATTTCCTCTTTTAAATCTAGCTCTTTTAATTTTTGTATAATTTCTAAAAGTTTTATTTTTTCATCCTCTGATTTTATCAAAAGTATAGGCATACTTTTTCTAGGATATTCTTCTAACATTCCAAAAATTGTCCCTTCACTATCCATACTATAAATTCTATTTTTGTATTGTACATAATAACTACTTTCTTTTTCCGTAACATCTATAGTAATTTCATTTAATTTTTGTTTAGAAATCTCTACTTTTTTTACTCTAGCATCTTTAGATATTTTTTCTTCTAATTCTTTCAGATTTAAATCATTTACATTTTTATTTAAAAGATCAATTTTTATTCTTTCTAAATCGTCTTGTAAACTCTTTGAAACATCATTTATTTGAACTTTTGATACGTTAAAAAAATCTCTGTTTTTAAAATCTTTTTCAACTTGAATTGTAATGAAAGTTAATGCCATTATTATAGCAATTTTAAATACTTTTTTCAAGAATCTCTCCCTGTTATTTCTTAATTTTATGCCTTTGCACTTTCTATTATTACTCTAGTTAAATCATCAAAAGAATATCCTTTTGATGCTGCTAGTTTTGGAGCTAAACTTGTTTCTGTCATTCCTGGACAAGTATTAACCTCTAAAAAGTATGCTTTTCCATCTCTAAGAATGAAATCACTTCTTGTAACCCCTGTTAAACCAAGCTTTTCATGTATTTTTCTAGCTGCCTCACAAACTTCTTCATAAATTTTTTCATCTATTTGAGCTGGACACTCATATTCAGTTTTTCCAACTGTATATTTAGACTCATAGTCGTATACTCCAGATTTTGGTTTTATTCTTACAATGCCTAATTTTTCACCATTTAAAACCCCTGCAGTTAACTCTTCTCCTTTAACAAACTCCTCAATTAAAGGGTATTTCCCCTCTAGAGCTTTGTATGCTTCTAAAGCTTCTTCTTTTGTATTACAAATATAAATTCCTACACTCGATCCTTCTTTTGCAGGTTTTATTACTACAGGATACTCTTTTATCTCTTCAACTGTTGAGTAAGTTTTAGCTATATCAATCCCTAAATCTTTAGCTATAACTTTTGTCAATATCTTGTCCATAGCTACCGCACTTCCTGTAACTCCAGAACCTGTATATCTTTTTCCTAACATATCTAAAACAGATTGAACTCTTCCGTCCTCTCCATACTCTCCATGAAGAGTTAAATACGCGATATCAAATTCATTTTCTATAAATGCCGATACTAAATTCTCTCTTGTTAAATCTATTTTATATGCGTCATAACCTTGTCTTAACAAGCTATTTAAAACTGCTTGTCCACTTCTTAATGACACTTCTCTTTCCGATGTAATTCCACCCATAACAACTGCTACTTTCATTTTCCCTCCTAGTTTTCAACTATTATGATCTCTTCTTCTAATTCAATTCCTGTTTTAATTTTTACTCCATCTTTTACCGCTTTAATTATTTCAATAATATCAGTAAATTTTGCATCACCTTTATTTACTATGAAGTTTGGATGTACCATTGAAACCTCTGCTCCACCTATTTTTTTCCCTTGAAGCCCCGCTTCTATTATAAGTCTAGCTGAGAATAACCCTTCTGGATTCTTAAAAGTACTTCCTAGATTTGGTTCATTCAGTGGATGATTTTCATTTCTTTTCATTTTATATCTTTCCACAATCTCTTTTATATAACCTTTATCAAATTTAAAAGTTGCACTTACAACTACCCATTTCTTTTCTTTTATTTCTGTAACTCTATATGAAAACTTTATATTTTCCTTTTCTATTCTTCTAAGTTCTCCTTTGTCATCTATAATTTCTACAGATGAGATTCTGTCAAATATCTCTGTTCCATGAGCACCACCGTTCATAAAAACTAATCCACCAACAGTTCCAGGTATTCCCGCTAGATTCTCTAATCCAGTATAGTTTTTTTCTTCCATATAGTCAATAAGTTCGCTAAAGTCTAACCCTGCTCCAACTTCTACTAACCCTTCACTCTTTTCTTCTATATAATTAATCGGCTTTAGAGAAACAAATGTAGTATTTAGTTCTCCGTCATTTATAAGGGTGTTTGTTCCATTTCCCAAAATAAATATATTTTCTTTCTCTCTAATAACCTCTAATAGTTCATTTTTATTTTCAACTTCTATATACTCTTTAGCAACTCCACCTATTTTCATATTCGAGTGCTCTTTCATAATGTGATTCTTATATAACTTCATTCGCTGCTCTCCCTATATTATCTGCTATATTGTGGGCTAACGTAGAGATATTTCCTGCTCCCATAAATAAAAATGTCACAGCATTTTTTTCTCCCACAACTCTTCTTTCAATCTCTTCATTTTTTTCAATTATCACACAATGTTTGTGTCCTATTTTTTCTTTTAACTTTTCTAAAGTTACTCCAAATTCATTTTTTTCTCCAGCACTAAATACAGGCATCAATATAACTTCGTCAACCCCTTCAAAACTTCCAGAAAATTCATTTAAAAGAAAGTTAACTCTACTGTATCTATGTGGCTGAAATATTGCTACTGTCTTATTTTTTTCAATAGTTTTTGCACCTTGAATTGTAGCTTTTATTTCTGTTGGGTGATGTGCATAATCGTCAATTATTCTTATTTTATTATTATGTAATATGTCATATCTTCTCTTAGCACCTTTAAATTTAAGTAATTTTTCAGCAATTACCTTTTTGTTTATCCCAAACTTTTTTGCTAAATAGATAACTGGAAGCGCATTTTGGATATTGTGATTTCCAGGTATTGTAAGTTCAAAAGTTCCAAATTTTTCTTTATTTATGTAAACAGTAAATTTTGTTTTTGAGTCCACTATCTTTACATCTTTTGCAACTATATCAGCATCCTCAGAAAAAATACTATATGTTATTATATTATCTCTATTAGATATCATACCTAGAACTTCTGAACAATCTTTACAAACCAATATCTCACTTGTCGTTTGGTCCATAAATTGACTAAATGATTTTTTAATATTTTCTAAGCATCCGTGATTTTCTAAATGATCCGCTTCTATATTTGTTATGATTGAAATTTCTGGTGTTAGATGTAAAAATGAGTTGTCACTTTCATCAGCCTCTGCTATAAAAATCTCGTTTTTTCCACATCTAGCATTAGAACCTATCTCTGGTAAGATCCCTCCTACAACTATTGTCGGATCTATGTCTAGAAGTAATGACCCTAACATAGAACTTGTTGTTGTTTTTCCATGAGTTCCAGCTACAGCTATCCCTCTTTCTTTATTCATTAAAAGAGCTAATAGCTCTCCTCTTTTTATAACTTTTAAATTCAACTCTTTAGCTCTTATTAGTTCTGGATTTTCAGATTTTATAGCACTTGATGCTATTACTAAGTCTATATCTTTTAAATTATCTCCATTGTGCTCAGAAAAAACTTTTATCCCTAAACTTTCTAGTTCTTCTGTTACATAATTTCTTGTTAAATCGGCACCTGTAACTTCATAACCTTTCAGTTTCATAATTTTAGCTAAACCGCTCATTCCTATTCCATTTATCCCTATAAAATATATTTTTTCCATTAACTCCTCCAAATATCTAAGCATTCAACTATCCTTTCAGCTGCATTACTTTTCTTTAAATTTTTAGCTCTTCTACTCATTTTATGTAATTCTTCATCATTTTTTATCAACTCTAAAGCCTTTTCTATTGCTTCTTCAGCTTTACTATCGCTATATACAAGAGCTGCTTCATTTTCAGCTAATATTTTAGCATTTTCATATTGTCCAACCTTTATAGAATTATATGGTATTAGTATTGAAGGTTTTTCCAATTGAACTAATTCAGATACAGTTAAAGCCCCCGCTCTACAAACAACCAAATCCGCGGCCGCCATTATATTTATCATATTATTAAAGTAAGGCTTTATTATATCACTCACTTTTATTTGTTGATCTTCAAGCTTTTCATTTATCTCACAAAAGTTTTTTTCTCCTGTGGCCCAATAAATCCTTATACTTTTATCTTTAAATATATTTTTAAGATTTTTCACAACAGCTTCATTCAGAGATTTTGCACCTAAGCTTCCACCTGTTATAAGTAATACTTTTTCATCTTTTCCAATTTTCATTCTATCTCTCTCAACATCTTTATCCATAGTATAGATATCCTCTCTCAAAGGATTTCCAGTTACTAAAAACTTATGTTGATCTTTTATAGATATCTCTTCATAAGTTGTATCAAATGCTAAAAAACATTTTTTTGCCAACTTACAAAATATTCTATTTGCCATTCCTAAATCAGCATTCTGTTCTTGCAAATATATTTTTTTTCTTCCTAGCACACCTGCAAATAATATAGGAATTGAGATATAATTTCCAAACCCTATTATTATATCAGGATTTTCTTTTCTCAATATTCTAAATGATTGAAAAAAAGACTTTATATTTAAATGTAACTTCTTCAAATTTTGAAATGGATGTACATCTATTCCTATAAATTTATATCCTTCTTCTGGAACTATATCTTTTTCCATTCTTGAAGAACTTCCCACAAAAACAACTTCCATTCCTCTATCTTTTAATTTTTTTCCTACAGCCAAAGCTGGATATATGTGTCCACCGGTTCCACCTGTAGTTATTATTATTTTTTTCATAACTGACTCTCCTATTTAAAATATGCAATTACCAACTCTTTAAAAATACGTCCTCTCTCTTCGAAGTTTTTAAATTGATCAAAACTAGCTGTAGCTGGAGATAATAAAATTATATTTTCTTCATCTTTATTCAATTTAAGTTTTAATAGTTTCACTACTTTTTCTAACTCGCCTAGATTAAAGATTCTCTCTTTAGGGTAATCCAAATCTATTAAATCTTTTTCTAATTTATTTGCAATTTCCCCAATTAAATAAACCTCTTTCACTTTCTCTTTAATTATTTTAGCAAATGGTACTAAATCTAATTTTTTATCTGAACCACCACAGATTAATATAGGGTTATTATATGCTTCTATAGCAAATCTAGTAGACTCTATATTAGTCCCTTTCGAATCATTTATAAAAGTGTTTTTACCAAAACTATAGAAGTTTTCCATCCTGTGTTCTAGTGTTTTAGTTGAGTATAAAAAATCTCTTATAATCTCTGTAGGGATATCCAATAACTTACCTACACAAACTATAAACAACATATTTTCTAAATTATGTTTTCCTTTTAAAGACACTAAATTCGCATCTAAAATTTTCTCATCTTTATATTTTAAAAATCCATTTTCTAACCAAGCAATTTGATCCGAACTTTTTTTATCCAAACCTAAATAGATAATATTGTTCTTTTTCCCATCAATTCTTTTCATAGAATTCTCACAGTTACTATTTACTAAAAAGTATTCGTTTTCCTTTTGATTATTCTTAATTTTAAACTTTGTGTCATAATAATGATCTACATCTTTATATCTAGTTAAATGATCTGGAGCTAAATTTACAATTAAAGCTATATCTGCTTTAAAATCTTTTATGTTTTCTAGTTGATATGAGCTCAATTCTAAAACATAGAAATCTAAATCTCTATTTTCTAAAACAGTTTCACTAAAAGAAAAACCTATATTTCCACATACTTTTGCCTTATATCCGGCTAACTCTAATAGTTCTTTAATCTTTGAAGTAACCGTTGTTTTCCCATTAGTTCCTGTTACTGCTATTATTTTTCCTGGAATATTATTTTCCATTTTAAATCTATATCCAAGTTCTATATCATCAATTATTTCTATATTTTTATCCATAGCCTTTTTTACAAGTTCTGTATAAGGTACTCCTGGACTTTTAACAAAAATGTCTATCTTCTCATTCTCTAATATATTCATTGCTTCCGCCGAAGAAACACCTGTCTTATCATCAACTAGTATTACTTCCCATCCTATATTTTTCAATGTTTTTTCAGAACCTTTCCCACTGACTCCAGCTCC harbors:
- a CDS encoding cell division protein FtsQ/DivIB, translating into MKKVFKIAIIMALTFITIQVEKDFKNRDFFNVSKVQINDVSKSLQDDLERIKIDLLNKNVNDLNLKELEEKISKDARVKKVEISKQKLNEITIDVTEKESSYYVQYKNRIYSMDSEGTIFGMLEEYPRKSMPILLIKSEDEKIKLLEIIQKLKELDLKEEISQIHMDNKNLIYIVLRDGTRVKTQTEVSKKKYEIVMNLYKELIKTKNIEYIDARFKDILIKEKEGKDAR
- the ftsA gene encoding cell division protein FtsA translates to MQDNITKLALDIGNGKIKFILGELSTEGLKLRVLDYLEVPSEGIKRSVVEDSELLSGSIAKALKELEQRNGREFDRVSLGISSDRIVSKTDHGCIDFDEKEVSAQDMYNLVELVKKKILCDDEIVIEQETYNVRVNSSGILKNPIGQVGKSIQGDVHLITIKKSELDSLAEVVNKAGLEIEDLFLNASASAKSTLEYEDRQMGVALIDIGEGATDIAIYKNDKIIYTKSLSIGGMHFVNDISYLLKIPKKEAKEILEKMRKKEYSNGKMKTANAEYNLEEIKEIIDARTGDLINFISKTIEESGFNGYLGKGLAFTGGAVSIDEIFSKVGSRMECAVRKVSPFPLRGLENVNPSMSTSIGILLNKLELEFKKRDEISVENLDNENVQIEETFEENVQIPTNENIFKQEDFEEEFEEEVQSDKTLNKIKKWISNFI
- the murC gene encoding UDP-N-acetylmuramate--L-alanine ligase encodes the protein MEKIYFIGINGIGMSGLAKIMKLKGYEVTGADLTRNYVTEELESLGIKVFSEHNGDNLKDIDLVIASSAIKSENPELIRAKELNLKVIKRGELLALLMNKERGIAVAGTHGKTTTSSMLGSLLLDIDPTIVVGGILPEIGSNARCGKNEIFIAEADESDNSFLHLTPEISIITNIEADHLENHGCLENIKKSFSQFMDQTTSEILVCKDCSEVLGMISNRDNIITYSIFSEDADIVAKDVKIVDSKTKFTVYINKEKFGTFELTIPGNHNIQNALPVIYLAKKFGINKKVIAEKLLKFKGAKRRYDILHNNKIRIIDDYAHHPTEIKATIQGAKTIEKNKTVAIFQPHRYSRVNFLLNEFSGSFEGVDEVILMPVFSAGEKNEFGVTLEKLKEKIGHKHCVIIEKNEEIERRVVGEKNAVTFLFMGAGNISTLAHNIADNIGRAANEVI
- the murG gene encoding undecaprenyldiphospho-muramoylpentapeptide beta-N-acetylglucosaminyltransferase, coding for MKKIIITTGGTGGHIYPALAVGKKLKDRGMEVVFVGSSSRMEKDIVPEEGYKFIGIDVHPFQNLKKLHLNIKSFFQSFRILRKENPDIIIGFGNYISIPILFAGVLGRKKIYLQEQNADLGMANRIFCKLAKKCFLAFDTTYEEISIKDQHKFLVTGNPLREDIYTMDKDVERDRMKIGKDEKVLLITGGSLGAKSLNEAVVKNLKNIFKDKSIRIYWATGEKNFCEINEKLEDQQIKVSDIIKPYFNNMINIMAAADLVVCRAGALTVSELVQLEKPSILIPYNSIKVGQYENAKILAENEAALVYSDSKAEEAIEKALELIKNDEELHKMSRRAKNLKKSNAAERIVECLDIWRS
- the murB gene encoding UDP-N-acetylmuramate dehydrogenase, which gives rise to MKLYKNHIMKEHSNMKIGGVAKEYIEVENKNELLEVIREKENIFILGNGTNTLINDGELNTTFVSLKPINYIEEKSEGLVEVGAGLDFSELIDYMEEKNYTGLENLAGIPGTVGGLVFMNGGAHGTEIFDRISSVEIIDDKGELRRIEKENIKFSYRVTEIKEKKWVVVSATFKFDKGYIKEIVERYKMKRNENHPLNEPNLGSTFKNPEGLFSARLIIEAGLQGKKIGGAEVSMVHPNFIVNKGDAKFTDIIEIIKAVKDGVKIKTGIELEEEIIIVEN
- the ftsZ gene encoding cell division protein FtsZ; this translates as MFNNECEVKIKVIGAGGAGGNALNDMISAGVSGVEYIAANTDAQDLNNSLADIRVQLGEKLTRGLGAGADPEVGKQAAEEDVEKLRNLLEETDMLFITAGMGGGTGTGSAPVIAKIAKEMGVLTIGIVTRPFSFEGRKRKTNADLGLSNLEKHVDSLVIIPNDKLFELPEKTITLQNAFKEANNILKIGIKGIADLMIGRGLINLDFADIKATMLNSGVAVLGFGEGEGENRVTKATEKALSSPLLEKSIMGASKVLINIAGSSNLGLMEAQAIANIVKEAAGKTAEDIMFGITADESYGDKIQVTIIANSFGDEKEKTESFINVEKKVETVKVEEAAEVRDELDLPPWIRASKRD
- the rpmB gene encoding 50S ribosomal protein L28; translation: MQRCEITGKGMTFGNQISHSHRVTGRVWKPNLQTTKVLINGVAVKVKVCTKTLKTLKSANEVEVMQILKANADTLSARLRKILSK
- the rpsR gene encoding 30S ribosomal protein S18, which translates into the protein MAEFRRRRAKLRVKAEEIDYKNVDLLKRFVSDKGRINPSRVTGANAKLQRKIAKAVKRARNIALIPYTRVEK
- the murD gene encoding UDP-N-acetylmuramoyl-L-alanine--D-glutamate ligase; its protein translation is MKKAIVFGAGVSGKGSEKTLKNIGWEVILVDDKTGVSSAEAMNILENEKIDIFVKSPGVPYTELVKKAMDKNIEIIDDIELGYRFKMENNIPGKIIAVTGTNGKTTVTSKIKELLELAGYKAKVCGNIGFSFSETVLENRDLDFYVLELSSYQLENIKDFKADIALIVNLAPDHLTRYKDVDHYYDTKFKIKNNQKENEYFLVNSNCENSMKRIDGKKNNIIYLGLDKKSSDQIAWLENGFLKYKDEKILDANLVSLKGKHNLENMLFIVCVGKLLDIPTEIIRDFLYSTKTLEHRMENFYSFGKNTFINDSKGTNIESTRFAIEAYNNPILICGGSDKKLDLVPFAKIIKEKVKEVYLIGEIANKLEKDLIDLDYPKERIFNLGELEKVVKLLKLKLNKDEENIILLSPATASFDQFKNFEERGRIFKELVIAYFK
- a CDS encoding D-alanine--D-alanine ligase, encoding MKVAVVMGGITSEREVSLRSGQAVLNSLLRQGYDAYKIDLTRENLVSAFIENEFDIAYLTLHGEYGEDGRVQSVLDMLGKRYTGSGVTGSAVAMDKILTKVIAKDLGIDIAKTYSTVEEIKEYPVVIKPAKEGSSVGIYICNTKEEALEAYKALEGKYPLIEEFVKGEELTAGVLNGEKLGIVRIKPKSGVYDYESKYTVGKTEYECPAQIDEKIYEEVCEAARKIHEKLGLTGVTRSDFILRDGKAYFLEVNTCPGMTETSLAPKLAASKGYSFDDLTRVIIESAKA
- the rpsF gene encoding 30S ribosomal protein S6 — translated: MKKYELMFIINPTILEEGRETVIAKVNTILTNAGATILKSEKWGERKLAYPIDKKKTGFYVLTTLEMDGTKLTEVESKLNITEEVMRYMVVKND